Proteins found in one bacterium genomic segment:
- a CDS encoding isocitrate/isopropylmalate dehydrogenase family protein gives MHRATLIQGDGIGPEVTGAAVQVLEAAGVAIEWEPVEAGAEVVQKYGTPVPEGVLDSIRKTRVALKGPIGTPVGGGFRSANVTLRQSLSLFASVRPVKNLHGVASPFDGVDLVVVRENTEGLYSGLEHQVAPGIVESLKIVTEAASLRIAEYAFQLAQREGRSEVCTVHKANILKLSDGLFLECARRVAKGYPEIKHREIIVDNCAMQLVRDPGQFQVLLLENLYGDILSDLCAGLVGGLGVVPGANIGEDIAVFEAVHGSAPDIAGRRLANPTAVILSAVMMLRHIGEDDAATAIERAVFQALAEPGNHPGDLGGRAGTDEITRAVIERLE, from the coding sequence ATCCACCGGGCCACCTTGATCCAGGGCGACGGAATCGGCCCTGAAGTGACCGGAGCAGCCGTCCAGGTGCTGGAGGCGGCCGGAGTCGCCATTGAATGGGAACCGGTCGAGGCCGGGGCCGAGGTGGTCCAGAAATACGGCACCCCGGTCCCCGAGGGTGTCCTGGATTCGATCCGGAAGACCCGCGTCGCCCTGAAGGGCCCGATCGGTACCCCTGTGGGTGGTGGTTTCCGGAGCGCCAACGTCACCCTCCGGCAGTCCCTCAGCCTGTTCGCTTCGGTTCGGCCGGTCAAGAACCTGCATGGCGTGGCGAGCCCCTTCGATGGGGTCGATCTGGTCGTGGTGCGGGAGAACACCGAGGGCCTCTATTCCGGGCTCGAGCATCAGGTGGCGCCGGGCATCGTCGAGAGCCTGAAGATCGTGACCGAGGCCGCCTCCCTGCGCATCGCCGAGTACGCCTTCCAGCTGGCCCAGCGTGAAGGCCGCAGCGAGGTATGCACCGTCCACAAAGCCAACATCCTGAAGCTCTCGGATGGGCTCTTCCTCGAGTGCGCTCGGCGGGTGGCGAAGGGGTACCCGGAGATCAAGCACCGCGAGATCATCGTGGACAATTGCGCGATGCAGCTGGTGAGGGATCCGGGCCAGTTCCAGGTACTGCTGCTCGAGAACCTGTACGGCGACATCCTGTCGGATCTATGCGCGGGGCTCGTCGGCGGCCTCGGCGTCGTGCCCGGCGCGAACATCGGAGAGGACATCGCGGTCTTCGAAGCCGTGCACGGCAGCGCGCCGGACATCGCCGGCAGACGCCTCGCCAACCCGACGGCCGTGATCCTCTCTGCGGTGATGATGCTGCGGCACATCGGCGAAGACGACGCAGCCACGGCCATCGAGCGGGCGGTGTTCCAGGCCCTCGCTGAGCCGGGCAACCACCCTGGCGATCTCGGCGGCCGTGCCGGCACGGACGAGATCACCCGCGCCGTGATCGAACGTCTCGAGTAG
- a CDS encoding glycosyltransferase family 4 protein has product MGLLTSVQLGIGWSLTLHGLSDFGDPKGQRLREKFELARLVVCVSEHGRQQALEITGGKLAERIHVVRCGLDEEAFEASAPSSSPDGPLKLVCVGRLAPEKGHSGLLDALAEARELGLDAELRLIGEGPERAALEQRVRTLGLEAHVALPGARGGSELRKELLEADLLVLSSLMEGLPVTLMEALATGTPVIAPRLSGIPELVREEQDGWLFTTGCFDELARALVVAQEERSRLPSMGAEGRERVRTLHDARRNGEQLKELLAATGAWG; this is encoded by the coding sequence GTGGGCCTTTTGACCAGCGTGCAGCTCGGTATCGGCTGGAGCCTGACCCTGCACGGCCTCTCGGATTTCGGCGATCCCAAGGGTCAGCGGCTGCGCGAGAAGTTCGAGCTCGCGCGCCTCGTCGTTTGTGTTTCCGAGCACGGCCGGCAGCAGGCCTTGGAGATCACAGGGGGCAAGCTGGCGGAACGAATCCACGTCGTGCGCTGCGGCCTCGACGAGGAGGCTTTCGAGGCTTCGGCACCATCTTCGTCCCCTGATGGCCCCTTGAAACTCGTTTGTGTCGGACGGCTCGCACCGGAGAAGGGGCATTCGGGCTTGCTCGACGCCCTGGCCGAGGCGCGGGAGCTCGGCCTGGACGCGGAGCTGCGGCTCATCGGGGAAGGTCCGGAGCGGGCCGCCCTCGAACAGCGCGTGCGCACATTGGGCCTCGAAGCCCACGTGGCGCTTCCCGGGGCCCGCGGTGGTTCGGAGTTGCGCAAGGAGCTGCTCGAGGCCGATCTGTTGGTGCTCTCGAGTCTGATGGAAGGCCTGCCCGTCACATTGATGGAGGCCCTCGCAACCGGCACGCCGGTCATCGCACCGCGGCTGTCCGGAATCCCTGAACTGGTACGCGAAGAGCAGGATGGCTGGCTGTTCACAACGGGATGCTTCGACGAGTTGGCGCGGGCGTTGGTCGTTGCGCAGGAAGAACGCTCGCGGCTTCCCAGCATGGGTGCCGAGGGGCGGGAGCGGGTGCGCACGCTACACGATGCTCGGCGAAACGGGGAACAGTTGAAAGAGCTGCTCGCCGCCACAGGCGCCTGGGGGTAG
- a CDS encoding glycosyltransferase family 4 protein, whose amino-acid sequence MRLALVLAAPFPTLQGSQRYVAEQARELQRAGAEVTLFTYGTGDGRSIGDLDVIPVPAGLSPRSLRSGLQPAKLIADIALGARLLREHRRRRFDAILAHNAEAAATTLCVRRWLRRPVVYMAHTLWEEELESYLPQAAAKFGRALGARIDRGLASASDSVVVLSRAAEARLAPFVHGEIARIVLGGGPEQPPEPEDIARACNRFGLEVEGFVLYPGNLDRYQNLALLDAAAEHFDLGPVVAAAHDDRGGVLSNILTLGVEDPETLRQLIFAARIVVIPRRAVGGFPIKALQAMEAARPIVAVEGVVDGLAHDRSAWLLPQGSDGRDLAAALRGLWANTRLRTRLGENARATLTLQSKSGDVLSAVSVVSRNNGNSGKNVPTPDR is encoded by the coding sequence TTGCGCCTCGCCCTCGTCCTGGCCGCACCTTTCCCGACCCTTCAGGGTTCCCAACGTTATGTGGCCGAGCAAGCGCGCGAGCTGCAACGTGCGGGGGCCGAGGTGACGCTCTTCACGTATGGCACGGGAGACGGGCGCTCCATCGGCGATCTCGACGTGATCCCGGTTCCCGCAGGCCTCTCGCCGCGCAGCCTGCGTTCGGGATTGCAGCCGGCCAAGCTCATCGCGGATATCGCGCTCGGTGCGCGGCTCCTGCGTGAACACCGACGCAGGAGGTTCGACGCCATCCTCGCCCACAACGCGGAGGCTGCGGCGACCACCCTCTGCGTTCGTCGTTGGCTGCGGCGGCCCGTCGTGTACATGGCGCACACGCTCTGGGAAGAAGAGCTCGAAAGCTATCTGCCGCAAGCCGCTGCGAAGTTCGGTCGAGCCCTCGGGGCACGAATCGATCGCGGTCTGGCTTCGGCATCCGACTCTGTCGTCGTGCTGAGCCGTGCGGCCGAGGCCCGGCTCGCGCCCTTCGTCCATGGCGAGATCGCGCGAATCGTCCTCGGCGGCGGGCCGGAGCAGCCTCCGGAACCCGAGGACATTGCGAGAGCCTGCAACCGCTTCGGGCTCGAGGTCGAGGGTTTCGTTCTCTACCCAGGCAATCTGGACCGGTACCAGAACCTGGCCCTGCTCGACGCCGCCGCGGAGCATTTCGATCTCGGGCCCGTCGTGGCTGCGGCCCACGACGATCGAGGCGGCGTGCTCTCGAATATTCTCACGCTCGGGGTCGAAGACCCCGAAACCCTCCGCCAGCTGATCTTCGCTGCCCGGATCGTCGTCATCCCTCGGCGGGCGGTGGGCGGGTTCCCGATCAAGGCGCTGCAGGCGATGGAGGCCGCTCGGCCGATCGTGGCCGTGGAGGGCGTCGTCGACGGCCTCGCCCACGACCGATCCGCCTGGCTACTCCCCCAGGGCAGTGACGGCCGGGATCTGGCCGCAGCGCTCCGCGGCCTCTGGGCGAACACCCGACTCCGCACCCGCCTGGGCGAGAACGCGCGGGCCACCTTGACGCTCCAGAGCAAGAGTGGGGACGTTCTTTCCGCTGTTTCCGTTGTTTCACGAAACAACGGAAACAGCGGAAAGAACGTCCCCACTCCGGACCGCTAA
- a CDS encoding polysaccharide deacetylase family protein, with the protein MALRHHVRDLGAQLLWHLRLSRPGRTAADQLTIITFHRVLPDPNDSPLPHLAVTPALLRGCLDFFADHYTCLTVSQATERFFSGERPARPLLAVSFDDGRKDGFLHALSALRATHVPATFYVPAGCVEDTKPLWHDALAWIVRRLEEQDATGAVREELPELGDAALPHAVVQHAKKLSEQDRGALIARLGKLAGEMNFPFWEQPMNWSELRQLAQEGHEIGSHSMSHSVLREDLGADQHREVAASRLLLKEELNEPITSFCFPTGEYDDATLRELKNAGYQNAVTTQPGPNDANADCFELRRFDIQGPLNSNRRGELKQTVLAWRLSRLPGAPG; encoded by the coding sequence GTGGCCCTCCGACACCACGTACGCGATCTCGGCGCGCAGCTCTTGTGGCACCTGCGTTTGTCGCGGCCGGGGCGGACTGCGGCGGATCAGCTCACGATCATCACGTTTCATCGTGTGCTGCCCGATCCGAATGACTCCCCGCTTCCCCACCTCGCAGTCACTCCCGCGCTGCTGCGCGGCTGCCTGGATTTCTTCGCCGATCACTACACCTGTCTCACGGTTTCCCAGGCCACCGAACGGTTCTTCTCGGGCGAGCGTCCCGCCCGCCCTCTGCTTGCCGTCAGCTTCGATGACGGACGCAAGGATGGCTTCCTGCATGCGCTCTCGGCGCTTCGCGCCACTCATGTTCCCGCCACTTTCTATGTTCCGGCAGGCTGCGTCGAAGACACGAAACCGCTTTGGCACGATGCGCTGGCCTGGATCGTGCGCCGCCTCGAAGAACAGGACGCAACGGGTGCCGTGCGGGAAGAACTTCCCGAACTTGGAGACGCTGCCCTTCCGCACGCGGTGGTCCAGCACGCGAAGAAGCTCTCCGAGCAGGATCGTGGCGCCCTCATCGCCCGCCTTGGAAAGCTCGCTGGCGAGATGAACTTCCCGTTCTGGGAGCAGCCGATGAACTGGAGCGAGCTGCGACAACTCGCCCAGGAAGGGCATGAGATTGGCTCCCACTCGATGAGTCATAGTGTGCTGCGTGAAGATCTCGGCGCCGATCAGCACCGCGAGGTCGCTGCATCCCGTCTTCTGCTGAAAGAAGAATTGAACGAGCCCATCACGAGCTTCTGCTTCCCGACGGGCGAGTACGACGACGCGACACTGCGCGAATTGAAGAACGCGGGCTATCAGAATGCGGTCACGACCCAGCCGGGACCGAACGACGCGAATGCCGATTGTTTCGAACTGCGGCGCTTCGACATTCAAGGGCCACTGAATTCCAATCGCCGCGGCGAGCTCAAGCAGACCGTGCTGGCTTGGCGCCTCTCGCGCCTTCCAGGAGCACCGGGATGA
- the rplC gene encoding 50S ribosomal protein L3 encodes MATPAASSTWTAAPVTSGPIPSPWIKVARWILAPLGVVDTILASSYHPPPSAPGAQSSAPRPSFFGSLNVAIELLCRKIGMTRIFSESGECIPVTVLEAGPNTVVQKKTPEKDGYSALQLGFGERRRVTLQKPRLGHFEKAGVAPKRYLKECRVSEEELGNFDVGAEINAELFEVGQKVDVIGTSKGRGNTGVVKRHNFKVNRKTHGTHEGTRRPGSIGAGAYPGKVIKGKQMYGQAGNEKVTTRNVEVVEVDTDKNLVLVRGGVPGHNNALLRLRPASAPKR; translated from the coding sequence ATGGCGACTCCGGCCGCCTCCAGCACCTGGACGGCTGCTCCGGTCACTTCAGGGCCGATTCCGTCGCCCTGGATCAAGGTGGCCCGGTGGATTCTGGCCCCGCTGGGAGTGGTCGACACGATCCTGGCTTCCTCCTATCATCCGCCGCCTTCGGCCCCGGGAGCCCAATCGTCGGCTCCCCGGCCCTCTTTTTTCGGGAGTCTGAACGTGGCTATCGAGCTTCTATGCCGCAAGATCGGCATGACGCGGATCTTTTCTGAGAGCGGAGAGTGTATCCCGGTGACCGTCCTCGAGGCGGGTCCGAATACAGTCGTCCAGAAGAAGACCCCCGAGAAGGACGGCTACTCCGCCCTCCAGCTCGGCTTCGGGGAGCGCCGCCGGGTGACCCTCCAGAAGCCTCGCCTCGGTCACTTCGAGAAGGCCGGTGTAGCACCCAAGCGCTACCTGAAGGAATGCCGGGTTTCCGAGGAGGAGCTGGGCAATTTCGACGTCGGAGCCGAGATCAATGCTGAGCTGTTCGAGGTCGGCCAGAAGGTCGATGTGATCGGCACCAGCAAGGGCCGCGGCAACACAGGTGTGGTCAAGCGCCACAACTTCAAGGTCAACCGCAAGACGCACGGAACCCACGAAGGCACCCGCCGACCGGGCTCCATCGGCGCTGGCGCCTACCCCGGCAAGGTGATCAAGGGCAAGCAGATGTACGGCCAGGCCGGCAACGAGAAGGTCACGACCCGCAACGTCGAGGTGGTCGAGGTCGATACCGACAAGAATCTCGTCCTTGTTCGCGGCGGTGTCCCCGGCCACAACAACGCCCTGCTCCGTCTCCGCCCGGCTTCCGCTCCCAAGCGGTAG
- a CDS encoding glycosyltransferase family 2 protein, whose protein sequence is MPRPVPELSMVFPVWNEQDNVEALLHAALDLGKQLSGPFEIVVVDDGSRDESRAMVASLEQEHPEIRLVTHPSNRGYGAALRSGLRAARGRWVFFSDADLQFDLNELHRLLGHTDTFDIVAGVRTPRRDPWGRRLLAGGWGLLVRGLFDLPVRDIDCAFKLFRREVIDAIPIASIGAFINTEILVRARHAGFRIHQVPVSHRPRQRGQQSGAHPRVVWRAGVELATLYRELRAPDATATPTRAKP, encoded by the coding sequence ATGCCGCGGCCCGTGCCCGAACTCTCCATGGTCTTTCCCGTGTGGAACGAGCAGGACAATGTCGAAGCGCTCCTCCACGCTGCGCTCGACCTGGGGAAGCAGCTCTCGGGTCCGTTCGAGATCGTGGTGGTGGATGACGGCAGCCGTGACGAGAGCCGCGCGATGGTCGCCAGCCTCGAGCAGGAGCATCCGGAGATCCGCCTCGTCACCCATCCTTCGAACCGGGGCTACGGTGCGGCGCTGCGCTCCGGCCTGCGTGCTGCCCGGGGGCGTTGGGTCTTCTTCAGCGATGCCGATCTGCAGTTCGACCTGAACGAACTGCACCGCCTGCTCGGGCATACGGACACCTTCGACATCGTTGCCGGTGTCCGCACGCCGCGCCGGGATCCGTGGGGGCGACGTCTGTTGGCTGGAGGCTGGGGCCTGCTCGTACGGGGGCTCTTCGATCTTCCGGTGCGCGACATCGACTGCGCGTTCAAGCTCTTCCGCCGTGAGGTCATCGACGCGATTCCGATTGCTTCGATCGGCGCCTTCATCAACACGGAAATCCTGGTACGCGCCCGACATGCGGGTTTCCGCATCCACCAGGTTCCGGTCAGTCATCGGCCCCGTCAACGAGGGCAGCAATCCGGGGCCCACCCGAGAGTCGTGTGGCGAGCTGGCGTGGAGCTGGCCACATTGTACCGCGAGCTGCGCGCTCCAGACGCCACGGCGACTCCAACCCGCGCCAAGCCCTGA